One Gadus chalcogrammus isolate NIFS_2021 chromosome 7, NIFS_Gcha_1.0, whole genome shotgun sequence genomic window, aatttaggagtaactcctaaaaataatgggcgtgtcactcttaaatttaggactcctaacttttttcactaagagcaattcacaaagtattttaggcctaaaagtagcacctaagtctaggagagcttaaaagtcctcgagaggactcctaactcactaagacctattcacaaaggatcGCAAAATggctgcgagacgaaatgtgtTGGAGACAATGGAAGACTGTGAGTTGATAAAGAGATATAGGCTTAATCGTGAGGGCATTAAAATTGTTGTGGAGTTAGTGcgggatgcaataacatccccgactaacagaaACAATCcaattagtcccgaaataaaatgtttggcaacGCTGCGctatttagcaacagggaaaatgcaactttgcaatgccgacgatttaggaatatcgcaaccatcagtcagccgtgccataaaccaaACCATCAACGCGCTCTCTAGACCACATATAATCCAACAGTTTATCcggtttcctttggacattcaacatttacacaggatcaaagccaacttcatggcaattgcaggtatgcccgccttgcccggtgtggtcggtgttattgacgggacgcacataaaaataatcgcGCCATCAAATGACGAGGACGCGTTCGTCAATAGAAAGAaggtgcattccatcaacacccaggttgtttttgatgcaaattttaacatactggatgttgttgccaagtggcctggagctacccatgattcgcgcattttaacggagagcggtctgaggcagctttttgagaggcaccatgtaccagttgggtgtcacttgctgggtgacagtggctatccctgcaagacgtggctcttgacaccctacctcaatccacaaccgggagcacagttaacgtataacatgtaagtgattacgcagattacgcttagtcctatgcgtaaaacacatcgtattggctctttgacgccttttatttgttgaatccatattaaTTATTGTTAACTATTTTCcttagagcacacaaacatacacgaaatgttgtggagagaggaattgggcagatgaaacgtcggtttcatgtcctccacggcgaaattcgcctcaccccagagagggcaagcacagtaatcactgtatgtgccattctccacaacctctgcaagcggaggaacattccacagccagaagatgatgacgacgatgaagaggacgatgatgatgatggcgatcaacatgacgaggaatttggccgtgtggaaccgagtggactggcatttagggatcactttgtgaatacacattttaggtaaacaccttggcacaaatcagtcaacacacatttgtgtagttcaaaacatttattttctttcaatttttAAAATTTTCCATCTTAAGACAGTAATATTCAGTCTTCATTTTTATAAGCCGCTCTTTCGCTTTGAGGACCTTTCTTTGCCTTTTTAAAACCCTCATTTCCAGCCTCAATTTCTTCTCCAACAGTGAACTGGCAccagcagcaggagggagaggagagccagTGGGTGC contains:
- the LOC130386388 gene encoding putative nuclease HARBI1, with the translated sequence MAARRNVLETMEDCELIKRYRLNREGIKIVVELVRDAITSPTNRNNPISPEIKCLATLRYLATGKMQLCNADDLGISQPSVSRAINQTINALSRPHIIQQFIRFPLDIQHLHRIKANFMAIAGMPALPGVVGVIDGTHIKIIAPSNDEDAFVNRKKVHSINTQVVFDANFNILDVVAKWPGATHDSRILTESGLRQLFERHHVPVGCHLLGDSGYPCKTWLLTPYLNPQPGAQLTYNIAHKHTRNVVERGIGQMKRRFHVLHGEIRLTPERASTVITVCAILHNLCKRRNIPQPEDDDDDEEDDDDDGDQHDEEFGRVEPSGLAFRDHFVNTHFR